In the genome of Streptomyces aquilus, the window GCCCGCCGCCCCGCCGAGCGGTACCGGCTCGACCGGCCCGGCCTGGGAGCCGATCCTCGTCGAGCTCCGCCACAGCGGCGCCGGCGAGGACCACGTCCAGGTGGAGGTCTCGGCCTACAGCGGGGAACGCCGGCACCCGGTCGCCTCCGACACCGTTCCGCTGGCGGGCCTGCACGGCTATCTCCAGGACCGGATCGACGCGGCGTTCAGTCATCTCACCCCGGGCGGCGACGAGCTGATCGCCTTCTCACTCCCCCGGGACTGGCTGGACTGGCCGGTGGACCGCTGGGCGTGCGCGCCCGGCGACGCCCCGCTCGGCTGCGCCTACCCGGTCGTCGTCACCGACCACACCCGCCGCGGCCGCGGCACCCGCCACGTGCTGACCCGCACCTGGAACCGGCTCGGCGCCAGCACCGGCCAGGTGCACCGCGTCACCTGCGACTCCCCGGAGAAGCCGGGCGAACTCCGTCTCGCCCTGCGCCGGAACGGCACCTGCCTGACCGGCTTCGCCGCCGTCCCGGACGCCGCGCTCACCCGCGAGCACTTCAAGAACTCGCTCACCGCGCCCGCCCCGGTGATCGTCTGGTCCCGCCGCGGCTGCGGCGGCACCGGAGCCGGGACCGACGGATGCCGTGACACCTGCCCCGGTGCGGCGTTCCTCGACGCGCTCGACACCCACGTACGGCATGTCCCACCCGCCGAACTCCCGCGCCACGTCCTGGCGTTGCGCGACGAGGCGGACTCCCGGGACGACCACTGGGCGCGGGACATCCAGCTGCTGTGGGACGACCCGCGCTGCTTCAAGGACCGGCACGAGGGCGCGGCCCATGTACACACCCCCGTAGCGTGAGGACTGCCGATGCCGAAGTCGAACTGGTCCGTCTACACCGGCGACAGCGAGCCGCACGACGGCATCACCGGCCTGCCCGCGCCGCCGCCGTGGCGGGCCTTCGACGGCGGCCCGGCGCTGCCGCCGCCCGCCGAGGACGACGACGAGGCGGCCGTCTCCCCGGACCGCGTGCACCGCGCCCGCACCTACGTGGCCACCCCCGAGAGCGTCCAGCTCGTCAACGCGGCCCTGTGTCTGCGCCGCCCGCTGCTGGTCACGGGCCCGCCCGGCACCGGCAAGTCCTCGCTGGCCTACGCGGTGGCGCGCGAGCTGCGCCTCGGCCCGGTCCTGCGCTGGAACATCACCAGCCGCAGCACCCTCGCCGACGGCCTCTACCAGTACGACCCGCTCTCCCGCCTCTACGCGGCCCGCCCCGGCGGCGGCCCCCGCGCCCACGGCGGCGTCGAGGACCATCTGCGCCTGGGCCCCCTGGGCACGGCCCTGCTCCCCTACGACCGTCCCCGCACCCTCCTGGTCGACGAGATGGACAAGAGCGACCTCGACCTGCCGAACGACCTGCTGAACGTCCTGGAGGAGGGCCAGTTCGAGATCCCCGAACTGGTCCGCGCGGCCCGCCACACGCCCGACGCCACGGCCGAGGTCCTCGCGGACGGCACGGACACCCCGGTGACCGTGCACCGCGGCCGGGTCCGCTGCCGCGCCTTCCCCTTCGTCGTCCTCACCAGCAATGGCGAACGCGAGTTCCCGCCCGCCTTCCTGCGCCGCTGCGTCCGCCTGAAACTCCGCCGACCGGGCCGCGAGCAGCTGACGGACATCGTCCGCGCCCATCTCGGCGCCCCGGACGACCGGATGCGGGCCCTGATCAAGACCTTCCTGGACCGCGCGAACAGCGGCGAACTCGCCACGGACCAGCTCCTGAACGCGATCTACCTCACGGGCGTGGCGGGCCTGGACGCGGACTCCCGGGACGCGCTCGCCGAACAGCTGATGCCGTACCTGAGCGCGACGGCGGACGGCGATGGCTTCTGAGGAAGCCGGGGGGCTGTTGGCGCGGCTGACCCGAATCCTCGGCGAGGCGTCGTCGGCCGAGGACGGGCCGACGACACGCGAACTGGCCGAACTGTTGTGGCTGGCCCAGGGGTTGGGGAACGGGGAGGATCACGAGGTCGCCGACCGGACCGTCACGGCCACTCCGGCGCGGGAGACACCACCAGCAGCGACGGCCGCACACCCGGAGCCTCCGGCCCCTCTGCCGGAGCCCCCACTCCCCCAGGAAGCCGAAGACAACCGGGTCCCCCTACGGCTCCCACCCGCGCGATCCGCCCCGGCGAGCCGCCCCCTCCTCGCCCCCGCACCGCCGATGCTGCACCACCCGCTCGCCCTGCAACGGGCGTTGCGCCCCCTGAAGCGACGGGTCCCGGCCCCCCGCCGCAAGATCCTCGACGAGACGGCCACCGCCGACCGCATCGCACGCCTGGGCGCGCACGCGGACGTCTGGCTGCCGGTCCTGCGCCCCGCCCCGGACCGCTGGCTGCACCTGAACCTGGTGTGCGACGCGGGCCCCACGATGCCGATCTGGCGTCCTTTGGTCCGCGAACTCCACACGATCCTGGCCCAGTCGGGCGTCTTCCGCACGGTCACCCTGCACCGGGCGACCCCGGACGGCCGCGCCCACGGGGTGCCGGTGGCGGCGGACGGCCGTACGGTCACGCTCGTCGTCAGCGACTGCATGGGCCCGCAGTGGCGGCCGGGCCCGGCGGGCGACCGCTGGTACCGCACGCTGCGCCGCTGGGCGCACGGGATGCCGCTGGCAGTCCTCCAGCCACTGCCCGAACTCCTGTGGCACACAACGGCGTTGCCCGCCGCCCCGGGCCTGCTGACGGCCCCGTCCCCGGCGGCGCCGTCGTCCCTCCTCACCTTCACCCCGTACGCCCCGGACACCGCACCCCCACCGCCACCGTCCGGCGCGCTGCCCCTGCCCGTCCTCGAACCGGGGCCGACCTGGCTCGCCAACTGGTCGTCCCTGGTGGCCGATCCGGGCGGCGGACGGGTGCCGGGCGCGGTGGCGTGGCTGGGCCGGAGCCCGGTGGCACCGGTGGAGTCGACGGCCCCCGACATCGCGTCGCTGCCGCCCCGCGACCTGGTCCTGCACTTCCGCTCCACCGCGTCCCCGGAGGCGTTCCGCCTGGCGGGCCATCTGTCGCTGGCGGTCCCCTCCCTCCCCGTCATGCGGCTCGTCCAGCGCGTCCTGGACCACCGGCCGCGCCCGCAGCACCTGGCCGAGGTGATCCTCAGCGGGATGCTGACGACGGTTCCGGGGCCGCCGGGGTCGTACGAGTTCCGGCCGGGGGTGCGGGACCTGTTGCAGCGGACCTTGCCCCGCACGGCTCGTGGCCGGACGCGTGAATTCCTGGCGCGGGTGGGCGGGTTGATCGACGAGCGGGCGGGGCTGGCGGCGGGTGAGTTCAGGGCGGAGGCGGGGGACGCGGGGGCGGCGTTCGCGACGGTGCGGGAGGAGACGGTACGGCGGCTCGGGGGTGGCGCCGAGGTGGCGGGGGTGCTGCTCGGGGGGCGGTATCGGGTGGTCGGCGAGCGGGGGGCGCAGGAGTGGGAGGCGGTGGACACGCGGGTCGAACGGCTGGTGCTGGTCCGCGAGTACGCGGAGCAGCCGGCCGGAGCGGAGATCTTCCTCATGCAGGCGGAAGTCCTGGGCCGCCTGCGGCATCCGAACGTCGCGCCGGTCGTGGACTGGTGGGTGGAGGGGACCCGGCCCTATCTGGCGACCGAGTGCGTGGACGGCGTCACGGTCACCGAGCTGGAGCGGGGCAGCGGGCCGGGGGTGTCCACGAAGGTGCTCGACCGGATACGGCAGGGTGTGGAATCAGGGCTGTCCGCCCTGCACGAACACCGCCTGATGCGGGGCGGCGAGGGCTGGGACGGCGTGCTGCTACGGCCGGACGGAACGGCCGTGATCAGCCGCTTCACCCTCGGCCGTCAGTCAATACGGCACAGCGCCCGGACCGACGTGCGAGCGTTCCAGGTCCTGCTGGACGACCTGGCCGCACGCCGCAGCCCGTACTCCGAGCCCCTACGGGTCGGCATGCTCGGCCCGCTGCGCCTCAACCGCGGCCCGATCCGGTCCCTGGAGGCACAGGCCATGCTGTGCGTGCTGCTCCTCGAACAGGGCCGTCGACTGAGCGTCGCCGAACTGGCCCGATGCATCTGGGACGAGCCTCCTCAGGACGCCTCAGCAGCCCTCGGCGACCTCGCCCAGGAGCTACGGAACCGCCTCGGCCCCGGCACCCTCGCCCAACTGCCGGACGGCTACGCCCTTCACCCACCGGACATCGTGGTCGACGTACTCGGCTGCGAGGAGATCCTGGCCGCCGGGCCCAACCGCACCGAGGCCCAGCGGGCCTTGAACCTCTGGTACGGCGACGAACCGCTCGCCGGTATCCCCGGACCTGTCGCCCGGACAGCCCGCGCCCGCATCAACGACCTCCGCCGCGCCCTCTCGGCCTGCGCCGCCCGGCCCATCATCACGTTCGAGATCCTGGGCGCCGACGACCCCCACGCACACGCCGTCCTCGGCCAGTCGGTGAACGGCCTGCTGGCCCGCGGCAACCTCCAGCCCTACGACTACGACGTCCGGACCCGCGACAACGGATTCGCCGTCGTCACCGAGCCGGCCGCCTACCTGCTGCCACTCCTGGTCGCCGTACTGCGGGGCCTGCCCGAGGAACTCGACGCGCTGCCCGACGCGCCACGGGTCATGGTGACGTTCTGGGACACCACGGCCTCCCCGCCACCGGACACACGAGGCCTCCTGGAGCAGACGGACGCGGACGTGACCATCCTGATCACCCCACGCCTCTACGAGGAGTACGCCGATAGCTCGGCCGCCCCGGGCGCGGGCCGCTTCGAACCACTGCGGACGGGCACGGATCCCGAACCCGTCGCCTGGTACTGCCCCCTGCGCCTCCCCTCGGCCGAGCCGGACGCCGAGCCCCGCGACCTGGTGCGCGGCCCCTTCACCACCTGGGTCGCCCACGAGCTCACCCCCGACCCGAACCGCACCGCTCTCGTCTTCGCTCCCTCGGGCGGCCAGCTCACCCTGACCCCTCCGTCCACCACCCGCGGCCGCCCCGTCCGGTACTACGAGGTGGACCTGACCATCCACCGGACCACCCACCACGTCACCCTCCCCAGTTCCGGCCGCCGCGGCTTCCCCGCCGAGATCGACCTGTCCTGGCATGTCGCCGGCCCGATGGCCTTCATCCTCGGCGAGGTCACCAACGTCCGCGAGATCCTCCTCGACCACGTCCTCAGGGAGGCCGGCCGCGTCACCCGCCGCCACCGCCTCGCCCCGACCCAACAGGCTCTGTACGCCGGCCTGCGCGAGTGGCCCATCCCCGGCCTCTCCGTCAGCTGCTCGGTACGGCTGCTCCCGGCGCCGGACCCGGCACCCGCCGCCCCGCAGACCCGGCGCGCCTCGTCCGACGACCCCCTCACCGCCCACCTCCGCGCGACCGAGACCGTCCTGATCGGCCTGGACGGCCCTCTCACCCGCCTGTTCACGACGAAGTCCGCCCGCGCCGCCGCCCTGGAGCTGATCTCGCTGGCGGTCGAGAACCGCGACCCCGAGGAGGCCCTGCAAGGGCACCCCCTCGACTCCGCCCTCAACACTCCCGCGCACCCCATGGAGGTGCTGCGGGCCTTCGCGACCGCCTCCGTCGGCCCGACGCTGCGCGGGCGGCTCGACGACCTCGAACTGCGGGCCGTGCCCCACACCCACCCCACCCCGGACGCCCACGCCCTCATCCGCGCCCTGACCGAGTCCGGCCGCCGGGTGGAGGTGGTGACGGACGTCTGCGAGCAGGCCGCTCAACGCGTGGTGTCCCACCACAGCCTCCCCCTGACCGGCGTCCACGGCCGCAGCGACGACCTCGCCCTGCTGATGCCGAACCCGGACTGCCTGCTCCGCGCCCTCGCCCGCACCGGCCGCCCCTCCGCCACCGGCCTGCTGATCAGCTCCTCCACCGCAGAACTCGACGCCGCCTCCCGCCTCGGCCTCCGCGTCATCGCCTTCGCCGACATCCCCGCCACGGCCCGGCGCCTCCGGGAGACGGGACACGACAGGCCCCTCTCCTCCCTGGAACCCCTCCTCGACGCGGCCCGCACGCTGTGACCCGCCGTCAGAAGCCTTAGGGGCACCCCCGAAGACTTATCTGACACTTATTTGGGACATAAGCCGCAAAACCCCCCATTCAGCCGCGCCCCACCCGGCCCCCTCCAGAAGGCGCCCCACCCCCGCTCCCCACACGATGCCAATGAGGCCCGCCGCCCGGCGCGGCCCCCCGGTCTGTGCTCTCGGGAGGACCTGCCATGACCGCCAGTCTGGAGCAGCTGCGCCGCTGCCACTTCGCCGTCGACCTGGGCGCGGCGAGGACGCGGGTGTACGTGAAGGGCGCCGGGCTCGTCGTCGACCAGCCGTCCGTCGCCGCCGTCAACACCCGCACCGGCGCACTGATCGCGGTCGGCGACTTCGCGGAGAAGATGACGGGCCGTACCCCCGACTACATCCGTGTCGTGCGGCCCGTCTCCGGCGGCACGGTCGTCGACATCGAGATGGCGCAGCGCATGCTGCGGCACCTGCTCGGCGACAAGATCCGCCGCTCGCTGCGCCGCAAGCCGATCCTGCGCGCCGCCGCCTGCACCCCGCACGACGCGGACCCGCTCGCCCAGCGCGCCGCCATCGAGACCCTGGTCGGCCTCGGCGCCCGCCGCGTGGAGCTGGTGGACACCCTCATCGCCGCCGCCGTGGGCTGCGGACTGCCCGTGGAGCGGCCCGAGGCGACCATGGTGCTGGTCTGCGGCGCGGCGGCCACCCAGGTCGCCGTGCTCTCCCTCGGCTCGATCGTGAACGCCGTCCGTATCCCGGTCGGCGGCGAGGCCGTGGACCACGCGATCGTCCAGCACCTGCGCCACCAGCACGAGCTGATGCTGCCGAGCCAGTCCGTACGACCGCTCCAGCTCGCCCTGTCCGGCAACGGTCTCACCGCGTCCGGCCCCGCCTCCACCGAGATCCACGGCCGTGACGTCGCCACCGGTCTCGCCCGCTCCGTGCAGGTCGACACCGCCGCCGTCCGCGACGCGATCCAGACCCCGCTCACCGCCGTCCTCGACGGCATCGGCAAGGTGCTGCGGGACTGCCCGCCGGACCTGGTGGCCGACCTCGCCGACCGCGGCATCATGATGGTCGGCGGCAGCGCCCTGCTCCCCGGCTTCGACCAGATGCTGCGCCAGGCGACCGGCATGCCGGTGCACATCGCGGAGCGCCCCGAGGTGTGCGCGGTGGAGGGCCTGGGCGCGATGCTGGAGGGCCGTATCGAGCCGCTGGCGCTGGACCCGATCACCGACTGAGGCGCCCCGTTGACCGGCGAGGACCCGCTCCCGCCCCTCCTGGAGGCCGTCCTCGGCGTCGGCACCGATCTCGAACTGCGCACCACCCTCCAGCACATCGTGGACGCGGCCGCCGAGCTCACCGGCGCCCGGTACGCCGCGCTCGGGACGGCCGACCCGGGCCAGGACGGCCTCATCGAGATCAGCGCCCCGGGCACGGCGGCCCCGGAAGCGGCCGTGCTCACCGTGCCGATCCTGGTCCAGGACGAGGAGTTCGGCACCCTGCACCTCGCGGGGAAGGACACGTTCACCGCCGAGGACGAACAGCTCCTCCACGTCCTCGCCGCCCAGGCCGGCATCGCGATCGGCAACGCCCGGCTGTACGAGGCGGCACGGCAGCGGGAACGCTGGATCGAGGGCGCGGCGGCCGTCACGACGGCGCTGCTGAGCGACGGGCCGGCGACCGACGCCCTGACGACCGTCGCCGAACGGGCCCGCATCCTCGCCGACGCCTCCGCCGGGGTCATCCTCCAGCCCACCGAGGAGGGCGGCATGGAGATCGTGACGGCGTCGACGTACGACGACCCGGGCGACATCGTCGGCACCACGATCGCCCCCGGCAGCCCGGTCCTGGAACAACTCCTGGGCGGTGAGCCGGTGTTCGTGGACGACTCGGCGACCGATCCCCGCATGACGACGCACGTCCGGCACCGCTTCGGCCCCAGCATGATGCTGCCCCTCCAGGCGGACGGCCGGCTGATCGGCACCCTCGCCCTCCCCCGCCGCCGCGGCGACCGGCCGTACACCTCCGTGGAACGCCTGCTGGCCGTCCAGTTCGCCTCCCAGGCCGCCCTGGCCCTCGTCCTCGCGGACGCCCAGCACAGCCGCGAACTCCTGGCCGTCTTCGAGGACCGCGACCGCATCGCCCGCGACCTCCACGACCTGGTGGTCCAGCGGTTGTTCGCGACGGGGATGATGCTGGAGTCCACCCAGCGCCGGACCGGAGCGGAGGACGTACGGGAAGCCCTGACCAAGGCGGTCGACGAACTCCAGTCGACGATCCAGGAGGTCCGCACGACGATCTTCGCCCTCCAGCAACCACCCGCGGACGCCCCGACCACCTTCCGCGGCAAGGTACTCCGAGAGACGGCGGGCGCGGCGGCACTACTCGGCTTCACTCCGTCGACCCAGTTCGCCGGCCCCGTGGAGACCCGCGTCCCCGAACAGACCGCCGCTCAACTCCTCACCGCCCTGCGCCGAGCCCTGGCGTCCGCGTCCCGCCGCGCCGGCGTCTCCCGCATCGAGGTGACGGTGGACGCGACGGCCACCCTGCCCGACGGACGGGACGGCGTACGGCTGACGGTGCACGACGACCGAGAGGCGGCGGGGTACGGAGGTAGGGGGACGACGGTCACCTGGCAGGCACCGCTGTGAACCCCGGCCCTCCCAACTCCCGCGCGATCCGCCCCGCCTCCCCCAGGTCCCCCCGATCAGCCGCGTCCCTGGCCTTCTCCAGGTCCTGGTACGTCCCGCCCCCGAGCCGCTCCCACACCAGTTCAAGGCTGCTGATGTCACCCGCCACCGCGCCCTTGTCCCCGTCCCGCGCGTCGATCCCCAACTGCTGTGCCCACAAGGTGAATCGCGCCCGGTCCACGTCCCGCACCCCCTCGTACCGCAGCCGCAGATCCGTCACGTCCTGCGCGACCCGCAACGCGGCCCCGGCCGGGTCGTCCCCCTCCAGCGCCCCCGCGTCCCGCGTCAACTGCCGCTCCAGCAAAGCCGGTACGTCGTCCGCCGCCCGGTACGCCGACCACGCCGACCCGACGCCCCGCACGTCCGCCGCCGTCACCGCACCGTCCTGGGCCGCCCGCGCCGCCGCCTCCAGCGCCCCCAGCTCCCGAGGCTCCGCACCCGACTTCGCGTCCGTCGGCACCGCCAGCGACACCGCCTCCAGGTCTCCGTCCCCGCCCGTGGAGAACTCCCCGTACCCCGGTGCGAAGACCTTGTCCTCCGTCGTGCCGTCCATGTGCAGCTCGTGCACGGTGATCGCGCCCTCGACCTTCCCGTACGGCCCGTCCACGGTCTGGTCGACCGCCTTCACCCGGACCTCCTCGAAGACGACGCCGGGCTGGTTCTCCGAGCGGTAGACGTCCCCCTTCCGCGGATGCCCGGGCATGATCATCGCGCCGGGTGCGCCGCCCTTGCCCGCCTGCCAGGTGCCCTCGGTGTCCCTGACCACCCCGTGGTCGTAGGTGGAGACGTCCTCGCCGAGGTACCAGACGGCACCGTCGTCGGCCTGCGCGAACCAGTCGACGGTGGCCTCCTCGATCCGGCCGTCGGCATACGCGACGTACTGGACGGCCAGGGCGGGGACGGTGTGCCCGGCCCAGGTGATGGGCTCGGGGTCGGGCAGCACCGTGACCTCCGTGCGGAAGGGGCTTCCGTCGACCTGGCCGCCGTAGATCGTCTGCCGGACCCTGCTGCTGGGGTGGAGGGGGTTGGTGACGGGGGTCGGGTGGGTGAAGACGGGCGTCGCGCGGTCCACGCGGTCGCTCTCGGGTGCGGTCGGCAGGCATGCCGGGCTGGTTCGGCCGGTTGCCTCGTCGACGACGTGGACGCAGTCGTCGCGCTGCGCCGCCCCCTGCGTGTCCGTGCACGCGCCCGCCAGCAGGACGACGGCTCCGAGGGTGAGCAGGTTCCGGTACCTCATGACGACCTCCCAAGCCGAACCCCCTCAGCCTGCGCCGCCCCCGCTGAACGGTCCCTGAACACACCTGACGGACGATTCAGTTCCGCTCCCCCGACGGCAGCGTCACCACGAACCGCGCCCCGCCCAGCCCCACACCTCCCAGCCCTGCACCTCCCAGCCCCGCATCTCCCGACCCCGCATCTCCCGACCCCGCCGCGGCCCGCTCCACGGCCACCGTCCCCCGGTGCGCCCGCGCCACCTCGGCCACGATCGCGAGACCCAACCCCGCACCGCCCCCGCCGTCGTCCCGCACCCGCGCCTCGTCCAGCCGTACGAACCGGTCGAAGACCCGCTGCCGGTCGGCCGGCGGAACCCCCGGCCCGTCGTCCTCCACCACCAGCCGCACCCACCCGTCCCCGCCGTCGCCCAGCGCGAAGGCCACCCGCCCGCGCGCGTACCGCGCCGCGTTCTCCCCGAGATTGCGCACCAGCCGCCGCAGCGCCTCCTCATCGCCGGTCACCCGGGCCGCCCCGACGCCGGTGCTGTCGACGGCCGGCGCGGCGGCCGCCGCCCGTAGCCTGCGCACCTCCTCCAGCACCAGGTCGTCGAGGTCGACCGGCCGTCGTACCCCGCCCGCCGCGCGCTCGTCCGCGCGGGCGAGCAGCAGCAGGTCGTCGACGAGGCGCTGCATCCGTACGGCCTCCTCGCGCACCGTCCCCGCGAGTGCCCCCGTGTCGGCCCGGTCGGGGTGGGCGAGGGCGACCTCGGCGTGCTGGCGGAGGGTGGCGACGGGGGTGCGCAGTTCGTGGGAGGCGTCCGAGACGAAACGGCGCTGCGCGGACTCGGCACGGGCCACCCGCCCCAGCGTCCGGCCCACGGCGGTCCAGGTCGCCGCCGCGGCGAGCACCAGCACCACGGGCAGACCGATGAGCAGGAAGCGGGTGACCGTCGCCGTGGCCTCCGCGACCCCGGCGGGGGTACGGCCGTCCAGGACGACCAGCTCCCGGCCGCCGTCCCGCGCGCCGACCGCGACCACGAGGAACGGGTCCTCGTCGAGCGGGGTGTCCACGGCCGCGGTGCCGCCGGGGCGCAGGTCGGCGAAGGCGGGCCGGCCCCGCACATTGGCGCTGGCCGCGACCACCGTGCCGTCGGCGGCCACGACCTGCACGAACTCCTCGTCGGGGTCCGTCACGCGCAGCACGGGCACGCCGCGGCCGGCCTCGATCACCCGGGCGACCTCCCGGGCACGGGCGCGGGCCGCGTCCCGTACGTCGTTGCTCAGCTCGGTCCGCAACCCGAGGACCAGCGCCGTACCGCCCACGACCATCGCCACCGCCACGGCGAGTACGGCGATGCCGGTGGCCCGCCCCCGCACCGCCCACAACCGCCGATCCCGCCCCGCCCGCAACCGCCCGTCCCGCGCCGCCTTCAGCCGCCCCTCCCGGCCACGCCGCTCACGCCGCTCACGCCGCTCACCCGTCATCGCGCACCAGCCGATACCCGTGCCCCCGGACCGTCCGCAGCGACTCCCTTCCGAAGGGACGGTCGACCTTGT includes:
- a CDS encoding trypsin-like peptidase domain-containing protein → MTGAAWQARIERAGQIAGAGFLVTHDRVLTCAHVVPEENGGQAAVTVSFPQLPGSAPVPARVVARGAWGGHPSDLGDLAVLELAAEVSITPAALAPADTAHGDRKLIAYGFPRGYDEGQLAEYRTTGPVRVGGEWIQLEAWSGHGQPLVAGFSGAAVVLVETGEVVGMVTAAAGARDIRTGRMLPTDVFARHCAELEGLVPTAGRPLAARRRLRRLVEKAVRTGLVCDPVRLYADAADELAPAPPRGGFDSLWSAALFVQAELDDPDTVTRFADRLDALLHPPAAPPSGTGSTGPAWEPILVELRHSGAGEDHVQVEVSAYSGERRHPVASDTVPLAGLHGYLQDRIDAAFSHLTPGGDELIAFSLPRDWLDWPVDRWACAPGDAPLGCAYPVVVTDHTRRGRGTRHVLTRTWNRLGASTGQVHRVTCDSPEKPGELRLALRRNGTCLTGFAAVPDAALTREHFKNSLTAPAPVIVWSRRGCGGTGAGTDGCRDTCPGAAFLDALDTHVRHVPPAELPRHVLALRDEADSRDDHWARDIQLLWDDPRCFKDRHEGAAHVHTPVA
- a CDS encoding AAA family ATPase; amino-acid sequence: MPKSNWSVYTGDSEPHDGITGLPAPPPWRAFDGGPALPPPAEDDDEAAVSPDRVHRARTYVATPESVQLVNAALCLRRPLLVTGPPGTGKSSLAYAVARELRLGPVLRWNITSRSTLADGLYQYDPLSRLYAARPGGGPRAHGGVEDHLRLGPLGTALLPYDRPRTLLVDEMDKSDLDLPNDLLNVLEEGQFEIPELVRAARHTPDATAEVLADGTDTPVTVHRGRVRCRAFPFVVLTSNGEREFPPAFLRRCVRLKLRRPGREQLTDIVRAHLGAPDDRMRALIKTFLDRANSGELATDQLLNAIYLTGVAGLDADSRDALAEQLMPYLSATADGDGF
- a CDS encoding SAV_2336 N-terminal domain-related protein: MASEEAGGLLARLTRILGEASSAEDGPTTRELAELLWLAQGLGNGEDHEVADRTVTATPARETPPAATAAHPEPPAPLPEPPLPQEAEDNRVPLRLPPARSAPASRPLLAPAPPMLHHPLALQRALRPLKRRVPAPRRKILDETATADRIARLGAHADVWLPVLRPAPDRWLHLNLVCDAGPTMPIWRPLVRELHTILAQSGVFRTVTLHRATPDGRAHGVPVAADGRTVTLVVSDCMGPQWRPGPAGDRWYRTLRRWAHGMPLAVLQPLPELLWHTTALPAAPGLLTAPSPAAPSSLLTFTPYAPDTAPPPPPSGALPLPVLEPGPTWLANWSSLVADPGGGRVPGAVAWLGRSPVAPVESTAPDIASLPPRDLVLHFRSTASPEAFRLAGHLSLAVPSLPVMRLVQRVLDHRPRPQHLAEVILSGMLTTVPGPPGSYEFRPGVRDLLQRTLPRTARGRTREFLARVGGLIDERAGLAAGEFRAEAGDAGAAFATVREETVRRLGGGAEVAGVLLGGRYRVVGERGAQEWEAVDTRVERLVLVREYAEQPAGAEIFLMQAEVLGRLRHPNVAPVVDWWVEGTRPYLATECVDGVTVTELERGSGPGVSTKVLDRIRQGVESGLSALHEHRLMRGGEGWDGVLLRPDGTAVISRFTLGRQSIRHSARTDVRAFQVLLDDLAARRSPYSEPLRVGMLGPLRLNRGPIRSLEAQAMLCVLLLEQGRRLSVAELARCIWDEPPQDASAALGDLAQELRNRLGPGTLAQLPDGYALHPPDIVVDVLGCEEILAAGPNRTEAQRALNLWYGDEPLAGIPGPVARTARARINDLRRALSACAARPIITFEILGADDPHAHAVLGQSVNGLLARGNLQPYDYDVRTRDNGFAVVTEPAAYLLPLLVAVLRGLPEELDALPDAPRVMVTFWDTTASPPPDTRGLLEQTDADVTILITPRLYEEYADSSAAPGAGRFEPLRTGTDPEPVAWYCPLRLPSAEPDAEPRDLVRGPFTTWVAHELTPDPNRTALVFAPSGGQLTLTPPSTTRGRPVRYYEVDLTIHRTTHHVTLPSSGRRGFPAEIDLSWHVAGPMAFILGEVTNVREILLDHVLREAGRVTRRHRLAPTQQALYAGLREWPIPGLSVSCSVRLLPAPDPAPAAPQTRRASSDDPLTAHLRATETVLIGLDGPLTRLFTTKSARAAALELISLAVENRDPEEALQGHPLDSALNTPAHPMEVLRAFATASVGPTLRGRLDDLELRAVPHTHPTPDAHALIRALTESGRRVEVVTDVCEQAAQRVVSHHSLPLTGVHGRSDDLALLMPNPDCLLRALARTGRPSATGLLISSSTAELDAASRLGLRVIAFADIPATARRLRETGHDRPLSSLEPLLDAARTL
- a CDS encoding rod shape-determining protein, with the protein product MTASLEQLRRCHFAVDLGAARTRVYVKGAGLVVDQPSVAAVNTRTGALIAVGDFAEKMTGRTPDYIRVVRPVSGGTVVDIEMAQRMLRHLLGDKIRRSLRRKPILRAAACTPHDADPLAQRAAIETLVGLGARRVELVDTLIAAAVGCGLPVERPEATMVLVCGAAATQVAVLSLGSIVNAVRIPVGGEAVDHAIVQHLRHQHELMLPSQSVRPLQLALSGNGLTASGPASTEIHGRDVATGLARSVQVDTAAVRDAIQTPLTAVLDGIGKVLRDCPPDLVADLADRGIMMVGGSALLPGFDQMLRQATGMPVHIAERPEVCAVEGLGAMLEGRIEPLALDPITD
- a CDS encoding GAF domain-containing protein; protein product: MTGEDPLPPLLEAVLGVGTDLELRTTLQHIVDAAAELTGARYAALGTADPGQDGLIEISAPGTAAPEAAVLTVPILVQDEEFGTLHLAGKDTFTAEDEQLLHVLAAQAGIAIGNARLYEAARQRERWIEGAAAVTTALLSDGPATDALTTVAERARILADASAGVILQPTEEGGMEIVTASTYDDPGDIVGTTIAPGSPVLEQLLGGEPVFVDDSATDPRMTTHVRHRFGPSMMLPLQADGRLIGTLALPRRRGDRPYTSVERLLAVQFASQAALALVLADAQHSRELLAVFEDRDRIARDLHDLVVQRLFATGMMLESTQRRTGAEDVREALTKAVDELQSTIQEVRTTIFALQQPPADAPTTFRGKVLRETAGAAALLGFTPSTQFAGPVETRVPEQTAAQLLTALRRALASASRRAGVSRIEVTVDATATLPDGRDGVRLTVHDDREAAGYGGRGTTVTWQAPL
- a CDS encoding sensor histidine kinase; translated protein: MTGERRERRERRGREGRLKAARDGRLRAGRDRRLWAVRGRATGIAVLAVAVAMVVGGTALVLGLRTELSNDVRDAARARAREVARVIEAGRGVPVLRVTDPDEEFVQVVAADGTVVAASANVRGRPAFADLRPGGTAAVDTPLDEDPFLVVAVGARDGGRELVVLDGRTPAGVAEATATVTRFLLIGLPVVLVLAAAATWTAVGRTLGRVARAESAQRRFVSDASHELRTPVATLRQHAEVALAHPDRADTGALAGTVREEAVRMQRLVDDLLLLARADERAAGGVRRPVDLDDLVLEEVRRLRAAAAAPAVDSTGVGAARVTGDEEALRRLVRNLGENAARYARGRVAFALGDGGDGWVRLVVEDDGPGVPPADRQRVFDRFVRLDEARVRDDGGGGAGLGLAIVAEVARAHRGTVAVERAAAGSGDAGSGDAGLGGAGLGGVGLGGARFVVTLPSGERN